A window of Mycobacteriales bacterium contains these coding sequences:
- a CDS encoding acyclic terpene utilization AtuA family protein: protein MTVRLGGGQGFYGDSVTSTSTLLDAGVDYLCLEALAELTLAILAKDRAKDETQGYTKDLPYYLGLALPYVADGRTKVITNAGGINPVAAGRAAARVAEHLGLHGLRIATVVGDDLTGRLGELTALDNLDTGEAWSQFPGEVLFASAYLGAAPIVRALADGADVVITGRVADPSLFLAPLIHEFGWAADDWDRLAAGIVIGHLCECSGQSTGGNFSGEWWTVPNPWDLAYPLAECEPDGTAILTKPPGTGGRVDVDTVRQQLLYEVHDPTSYLTPDVTADFTSVRLEDLGADRVRISGVRGRPATTTYKALVAHPAGWSGEARVAFGWPDARAKARATAAIFARRVRMAGLATDEWLEEYWGVNALHGPVVPLDGADEAPEVILRVAWRCADPAVAGRVARELVPLSLSAPPWGMTTTGRGGANRPSQLLGLWPCLVAKGFVDEHVAIDIVRT from the coding sequence GTGACTGTCCGGCTCGGCGGCGGACAGGGGTTCTACGGCGACTCGGTGACGTCGACGAGCACGCTGCTCGACGCCGGGGTCGACTACCTCTGCCTCGAGGCGCTCGCCGAACTGACCCTGGCGATCCTCGCGAAGGATCGGGCGAAGGACGAGACCCAGGGCTACACCAAGGACCTGCCCTACTACCTCGGCCTCGCGCTCCCGTACGTCGCCGACGGGCGGACGAAGGTCATCACGAACGCCGGGGGGATCAATCCGGTCGCGGCGGGCCGGGCGGCCGCCCGGGTCGCCGAGCACCTCGGGCTGCACGGGCTGCGGATCGCCACCGTGGTGGGCGACGACCTGACCGGCCGGCTGGGCGAGCTCACGGCGCTGGACAACCTGGACACCGGGGAAGCCTGGTCGCAGTTCCCCGGCGAGGTGCTGTTCGCCAGCGCCTACCTCGGGGCGGCGCCGATCGTCCGCGCCCTGGCCGACGGGGCCGACGTCGTGATCACCGGCCGGGTCGCCGACCCATCGCTGTTCCTGGCCCCGCTGATCCACGAGTTCGGCTGGGCCGCCGACGACTGGGACCGGCTGGCCGCCGGGATCGTGATCGGGCATCTCTGCGAGTGCTCGGGGCAGTCGACCGGCGGCAACTTCTCCGGCGAGTGGTGGACCGTTCCGAACCCGTGGGATCTGGCCTACCCACTGGCCGAGTGCGAACCGGACGGCACCGCGATCCTCACCAAACCACCCGGCACGGGTGGCCGGGTCGACGTGGACACCGTCCGCCAGCAGCTGCTCTACGAGGTGCACGATCCGACGAGCTACCTCACCCCCGACGTGACCGCCGACTTCACCTCGGTGCGGCTCGAGGACCTCGGGGCGGACCGGGTGCGGATCTCCGGGGTCCGCGGGCGACCGGCGACGACGACCTACAAGGCGCTGGTAGCGCACCCGGCGGGCTGGTCCGGTGAGGCCCGGGTCGCGTTCGGCTGGCCCGACGCCCGGGCCAAGGCCCGGGCCACGGCCGCCATCTTCGCGCGGCGGGTGCGCATGGCCGGCCTCGCGACCGACGAGTGGCTCGAGGAGTACTGGGGGGTGAACGCCCTGCACGGGCCGGTGGTGCCGCTGGACGGCGCGGACGAGGCGCCGGAGGTGATCCTGCGGGTCGCCTGGCGCTGCGCGGATCCGGCGGTCGCGGGGAGGGTCGCCCGCGAACTGGTCCCGCTGAGCCTGTCCGCGCCCCCTTGGGGAATGACGACCACCGGGCGGGGCGGCGCAAACCGCCCCTCGCAGCTGCTCGGGCTGTGGCCGTGCCTGGTGGCCAAGGGCTTCGTCGACGAACACGTCGCGATCGACATCGTGCGGACCTGA
- a CDS encoding NADPH:quinone oxidoreductase family protein, whose protein sequence is MKAVLCTTFGPPESLIVDEVPDPIPGPGQVVIDVHACGVNFPDLLMIQDLYQFKPDLPFSPGGEVAGIVSALGPDVGGLAVGGLAVGDRVIAATGWGGLAEKVVAAAGSVQPVPDGMDLATASGFLYAYGTSQHALVNRAQLASGETLLVLGAAGGVGLAAVDIGRVLGARIIAAASSADKLALCREYGATETINYAEEDLRSRLKELTGGRGVDVVYDPVGGSLSEAALRSMAWNGRFLVIGFAAGEIPRIPLNLALLKGCSIVGVFWGAFAAAEPERNRQNVEQLRRWWAEGAIHPHVSATYPLERGAEAIAELGRRRAKGKVVVLTAAGMV, encoded by the coding sequence GTGAAAGCGGTGTTGTGCACGACCTTCGGGCCGCCCGAGTCCCTGATCGTCGACGAGGTGCCCGACCCCATCCCGGGGCCCGGTCAGGTCGTCATCGACGTGCACGCCTGCGGCGTCAACTTCCCGGACCTGCTGATGATCCAGGATCTGTACCAGTTCAAGCCGGACCTGCCGTTCTCGCCGGGCGGCGAGGTCGCCGGGATCGTCTCCGCGCTCGGTCCGGACGTCGGCGGGCTGGCCGTCGGCGGGCTGGCCGTCGGCGACCGGGTGATCGCGGCAACCGGCTGGGGCGGGCTGGCCGAGAAGGTCGTGGCCGCCGCCGGTTCGGTGCAGCCGGTGCCGGACGGCATGGACCTGGCCACCGCGTCCGGGTTCCTCTACGCCTACGGCACCTCGCAGCACGCGCTGGTCAACCGGGCGCAGCTGGCCTCCGGCGAGACCCTGCTCGTCCTCGGCGCCGCCGGTGGGGTCGGCCTGGCCGCGGTCGACATCGGCCGGGTGCTCGGCGCCCGGATCATCGCGGCCGCGTCCAGCGCGGACAAGCTCGCGCTGTGCCGGGAGTACGGGGCGACCGAGACCATCAACTACGCGGAGGAGGACCTGCGGTCCCGGCTCAAGGAACTGACCGGCGGCCGCGGCGTCGACGTCGTCTACGACCCGGTCGGTGGCTCGCTCAGCGAGGCCGCGCTGCGATCGATGGCCTGGAACGGCCGTTTCCTCGTCATCGGGTTCGCTGCCGGGGAGATCCCGCGGATCCCGCTCAACCTGGCGCTGCTCAAGGGCTGCTCGATCGTCGGGGTCTTCTGGGGCGCGTTCGCCGCCGCGGAGCCGGAGCGGAACCGGCAGAACGTCGAGCAGCTCCGCCGCTGGTGGGCCGAAGGGGCGATCCATCCGCACGTCAGCGCGACGTACCCGCTCGAGCGCGGTGCCGAGGCCATCGCCGAGCTCGGCCGGCGCCGGGCGAAGGGCAAGGTCGTCGTGCTCACCGCCGCCGGCATGGTCTAG
- a CDS encoding flavodoxin family protein — MPTLLIVHHTSSPALEAMFDAVVAGAGDPEIEGVDVVRRPALAATAVDVLAADGYLLGTPANIGYMSGALKHFFDQVYYPCLDATGGRPYGCYVHGNLDVTGAVRAIESIATGLAWRRACRPVTVLGAPGPADLSACRELGATLAAGLTLDTGRS, encoded by the coding sequence ATGCCGACCTTGCTGATCGTCCACCACACGTCCTCCCCGGCCCTCGAGGCGATGTTCGACGCCGTGGTCGCGGGTGCGGGCGACCCGGAGATCGAGGGGGTCGACGTGGTCCGCCGCCCGGCTCTCGCGGCGACCGCCGTCGACGTGCTCGCCGCGGACGGGTACCTGCTCGGCACGCCGGCGAACATCGGCTACATGTCGGGCGCGTTGAAGCATTTCTTCGATCAGGTCTACTACCCGTGTCTCGATGCGACCGGTGGGCGCCCCTACGGCTGCTACGTCCACGGCAACCTCGACGTCACCGGTGCGGTGCGCGCCATCGAGTCGATCGCGACCGGGCTGGCCTGGCGACGGGCCTGCCGCCCGGTGACGGTGCTCGGGGCGCCCGGACCCGCGGACCTGTCCGCCTGCCGGGAGCTCGGGGCCACGTTGGCCGCCGGCCTGACCCTCGACACCGGCAGGTCCTAG